One segment of Papaver somniferum cultivar HN1 unplaced genomic scaffold, ASM357369v1 unplaced-scaffold_137, whole genome shotgun sequence DNA contains the following:
- the LOC113334695 gene encoding uncharacterized protein LOC113334695, translating into MEYCDNNAESSSSSSDSEFSSTTSSAISDNSFYSSDEDAVALTRNNLAVSLGTAITSMTWSHTRIKIPRNREAGDILLWNDYFSDNPTYPANIFRRRFRMRREFFNRILADVVSRYPYFAQKRDACGILGLSPHQKVTAAIRMLAYGCAADAIDEYLRIGETTVLEATRRFCKTIVVLYGKEYLRSPTAESGVYTAYKGSESIVLEAVVSHDLWFWHAFFGMPGSCNDINVMNRSYIFPKLINGKTPPVNFEINGHAYDMGYYLGYGIYPQIATIVMAIKQPDTPEKYKFSSMQEGARKDVKRGFGVLQQQFSIVKQPARMWNPDVLAYIMKTVIILHNMIV; encoded by the exons ATGGAATACTGTGACAATAAcgctgaatcttcttcttcttcttcggactCCGAATTTTCTTCTACTACTTCTTCTGCGATCTCTGATAACAGTTTttactcatcagatgaagatgcGGTTGCATTGACCCGAAATAACCTAGCAGTTAGTTTGGGAACTGCCATTACAAGTATGACATGGTCTCATACTCGTATAAAAATACCAAGAAATCGTGAAGCCGGAGATATACTTCTATGGAATGACTACTTTTCTGACAACCCCACCTACCCAGCTAACATATTTCGTAGGAGATTCAGAATGCGGCGAGAATTTTTCAACCGAATATTGGCAGATGTGGTGTCTAGATATCCTTACTTTGCTCAAAAAAGAGATGCTTGTGGCATTCTTGGATTATCCCCTCATCAGAAAGTAACTGCAGCAATCcgaatgttagcttatggatgtgcAGCAGATGCAATAGATGAGTATTTACGCATTGGAGAAACCACCGTTTTAGAAGCAACCCGTCGGTTTTGTAAGACGATTGTGGTactgtatgggaaagaatatttacgCTCACCAACTGCGG AATCAGGGgtatacaccgcgtataaagggagtgaAAGTATTGTGCTAGAAGCAGTGGTGTCACATGATCTCTGGTTTTGGCATGcgttttttggtatgcccggctcCTGCAATGATATTAATGTAATGAATCGTTCTTATATTTTTCCAAAACTTATCAACGGGAAAACACCGCCGGTGAACTTTGAAATAAACGGGCATGCATATGATATGGGATATTATCTCGGTTATGGCATTTATCCACAGATTGCTACTATTGTGATGGCCATTAAACAACCAGATACACCGgaaaaatataaattttcatcgatgcaagagggtgcacgGAAAGATGTAAAGCGTGGATTTGGTGTACTGCAACAACAATTTTCCATTGTCAAACAACCTGCACGAATGTGGAACccggatgtgcttgcctatataatGAAAACGGTTATtattttacataatatgatagtgtaG